A region of Streptomyces sp. WMMC500 DNA encodes the following proteins:
- a CDS encoding P1 family peptidase, translating to MGVDGITDVAGVRVGHASRTGDGWLTGTTVVLAPEGGAVASVDVRGGGPGTRETDALDPRNIVQRVEAVVLTGGSAYGLAAASGVMAWLEERGRGFRVGPDPAQVVPVVPAAALFDLGRGGDFRARPDAAMGREAAAAAAASAVGAAVAQGNVGAGTGAVCGAMKGGVGSASVVLPSGTTVAALAVVNAAGSGVDPATGALYAELYGDAGGAAGRVAARGEARGGDGGRGVPPGGSSREDPRSPGEAASASGGVAAGSRPAGEVHAAALRRLAAAREETARRFAASARPPLNTTLAVVATDAALGKAQAQKLAGSAHDGLARAVRPAHLLSDGDTVFALATGARPLLPPDDVAADPAFAVHQEAGALNEVFAAGADVLTRAMAKALRAAESVDGPGGVFPSYGDLYGIA from the coding sequence ATGGGCGTGGACGGGATCACGGATGTGGCGGGGGTGCGCGTCGGGCACGCGTCGCGGACCGGGGACGGGTGGCTGACCGGGACGACGGTGGTGCTCGCCCCGGAGGGTGGCGCCGTCGCCTCCGTGGACGTACGCGGAGGTGGGCCGGGCACGCGGGAGACCGACGCCCTCGACCCGCGCAACATCGTGCAGCGGGTGGAGGCGGTGGTGCTGACGGGCGGCAGCGCCTACGGGCTGGCCGCCGCCTCCGGCGTGATGGCCTGGCTGGAGGAGCGGGGCCGCGGCTTCCGGGTGGGGCCAGATCCGGCGCAGGTGGTCCCGGTGGTGCCGGCGGCGGCCCTGTTCGACCTGGGCCGCGGCGGCGACTTCCGGGCCCGCCCCGACGCCGCCATGGGCCGGGAGGCCGCTGCCGCCGCGGCGGCCTCCGCCGTCGGCGCCGCGGTCGCGCAGGGCAACGTCGGCGCGGGCACGGGCGCCGTGTGCGGGGCGATGAAGGGCGGGGTGGGCTCGGCGAGCGTCGTCCTGCCGTCCGGCACCACGGTCGCGGCGCTGGCCGTCGTCAACGCGGCCGGCTCGGGCGTCGATCCGGCCACGGGCGCGCTCTACGCCGAGTTGTACGGCGATGCCGGCGGGGCCGCAGGCCGCGTCGCAGCGCGTGGCGAAGCAAGGGGTGGGGATGGGGGGCGGGGGGTCCCCCCCGGGGGTTCTTCGCGGGAGGACCCTCGGAGTCCCGGGGAGGCCGCGTCGGCGTCCGGCGGGGTCGCTGCGGGCAGCCGGCCCGCGGGCGAGGTGCACGCCGCCGCCCTGCGGCGGTTGGCGGCGGCCCGGGAGGAGACCGCCCGCCGGTTCGCCGCCTCGGCCCGGCCGCCGCTGAACACCACGCTGGCCGTCGTCGCCACGGACGCCGCGCTCGGCAAGGCGCAGGCCCAGAAGCTGGCCGGGTCCGCGCACGACGGCCTGGCCCGTGCGGTACGCCCCGCGCACCTGCTCTCCGACGGCGACACCGTGTTCGCCCTGGCCACCGGCGCCCGGCCGCTGCTGCCCCCGGACGACGTCGCCGCCGACCCGGCCTTCGCGGTGCACCAGGAAGCCGGCGCCCTCAACGAGGTGTTCGCGGCCGGGGCGGACGTCCTGACCCGCGCCATGGCCAAGGCGCTCCGCGCCGCCGAGAGCGTCGACGGCCCGGGCGGTGTCTTCCCGTCGTACGGCGACCTCTACGGCATCGCCTAG
- a CDS encoding sigma-70 family RNA polymerase sigma factor gives MATRAVARRQAETPAGAASSARGARAKSGEIADRDLVGMYLDEIARTPLLDAAKEVELSLDIEAGVYAEKLLAGEAKPEAVDAPSASANREELEAIVAQGERAKDLFIRSNLRLVVAVARRYPRSGLPLLDLIQEGNAGLVRAVEKFDYKKGFKFSTYATWWIRQAITRSIADQSRTIRLPVHLVEELGRIRRVQREFNREHGREPEPAEVAAELGSTPERVTDVLDWARDPVSLNMSVDDEGETQFGDLLEDTGADSPEDSVLVMMRREELEDLIGRLEPRTASIIKARYGIEDGRERTLTEVGKQHGLTRERIRQIEKHALVELKNLARDTGFESAA, from the coding sequence ATGGCAACCCGTGCCGTCGCCCGGCGCCAGGCCGAGACCCCGGCCGGCGCGGCAAGCAGCGCCCGCGGCGCTCGCGCCAAGAGCGGCGAGATCGCCGACCGCGACCTCGTCGGGATGTACCTCGACGAGATCGCGCGGACGCCGCTGCTCGACGCCGCGAAGGAAGTCGAGCTCTCCCTGGACATCGAGGCCGGCGTCTACGCCGAGAAGCTGCTCGCCGGCGAGGCGAAGCCCGAGGCGGTGGACGCGCCGAGCGCGTCGGCGAACCGGGAGGAACTCGAAGCGATCGTGGCCCAGGGCGAACGCGCCAAGGACCTCTTCATCCGCTCGAACCTCCGCCTGGTCGTCGCCGTCGCCCGTCGCTACCCGCGCAGTGGGCTGCCGCTCCTCGACCTGATCCAGGAGGGGAACGCCGGCCTGGTGCGCGCCGTCGAGAAGTTCGACTACAAGAAGGGCTTCAAGTTCTCCACGTACGCTACGTGGTGGATCCGCCAGGCCATCACCCGCTCCATCGCCGACCAGTCCCGGACGATCCGGCTGCCCGTCCACCTCGTCGAGGAGCTGGGCCGGATCCGGCGCGTACAGCGCGAGTTCAACCGCGAGCACGGCCGTGAGCCGGAGCCCGCCGAGGTCGCCGCCGAGCTGGGCTCGACGCCCGAGCGCGTGACGGACGTCCTGGACTGGGCCCGCGACCCGGTCAGCCTCAACATGTCGGTGGACGACGAGGGCGAGACCCAGTTCGGCGACCTGCTGGAGGACACCGGCGCGGACTCGCCGGAGGACTCCGTGCTGGTCATGATGCGCCGCGAGGAGCTGGAAGACCTCATCGGCCGGCTGGAGCCGCGGACGGCGTCGATCATCAAGGCGCGCTACGGCATCGAGGACGGGCGCGAGCGCACGCTGACCGAGGTCGGCAAGCAGCACGGCCTGACCCGCGAGCGGATCAGGCAGATCGAGAAGCACGCGCTGGTCGAACTGAAGAACCTCGCCCGCGACACGGGCTTCGAGTCCGCGGCGTAA
- the mscL gene encoding large conductance mechanosensitive channel protein MscL has translation MSTQGAGSASESQGVIAGFKQFLMRGNVMELAVAVVVGAAFTSIVNAVVKGVINPLVGLFGSRNLDKYHSCFSDVCTTSPEGEVTKGVAILWGPVLSATLTFVVTAAVVYFAMILPMNKLRERQAAKTPVDASAAEVTEIELLTQIRDELVAQRNGPAPHRDGGTLPSQR, from the coding sequence TTGAGCACGCAGGGTGCCGGGAGCGCCTCGGAAAGTCAGGGCGTCATCGCCGGGTTCAAGCAGTTCCTGATGCGCGGGAACGTGATGGAACTCGCGGTCGCCGTCGTCGTCGGCGCCGCGTTCACGAGCATCGTGAACGCGGTGGTGAAGGGCGTCATCAACCCCCTCGTCGGCCTCTTCGGCTCCAGAAACCTCGACAAGTACCACTCCTGCTTCAGCGATGTCTGCACGACGAGCCCGGAGGGCGAGGTCACCAAGGGCGTCGCGATCCTGTGGGGCCCGGTGCTGAGCGCGACGCTGACGTTCGTCGTGACGGCGGCCGTCGTGTACTTCGCGATGATCCTGCCGATGAACAAGCTCAGGGAGCGGCAGGCGGCGAAGACACCGGTGGACGCGAGCGCCGCGGAGGTCACGGAGATCGAGCTGCTGACGCAGATCCGCGACGAACTCGTGGCCCAGCGGAACGGCCCGGCGCCGCACCGCGACGGTGGCACGCTGCCGAGCCAGAGGTAG